One segment of Cherax quadricarinatus isolate ZL_2023a chromosome 60, ASM3850222v1, whole genome shotgun sequence DNA contains the following:
- the LOC128694439 gene encoding uncharacterized protein produces the protein MKTCVTPRDNDTLIEMTLYALMGINSAAGRNMQTAGVLQTVLLSTLRDLLLESGTQPPPALDRLVSRSRRIHQRRQRRRLRQTLRQGLQQSEESTRMADYTSAVTASEQHVNTSLSTLSQRRHPRLTTLTTVAQELDLSQLASYSSPHHQVMESSPEPGDEGSTRGHSLPERQRRQRCLSESSLKDWLHQSNEE, from the exons ATGAAGACGTGCGTGACTCCCCGGGATAATGATACACTCATTGAAATGACACTGTATGCTTTGATGGGCATCAACAGCGCTGCAGGTCGCAACATGCAAACTGCAGGTGTACTGCAGACTGTATTATTGTCTACTTTGCGAGACCTGTTGCTGGAGAGCGGGACACAGCCGCCCCCAGCCCTGGACAGGCTCGTCTCACGTTCCCGCAGGATACATCAGCGCCGTCAGCGTCGCCGGCTACGACAGACATTACGACAGGGACTACAGCAGtctgaggagtccacacgcatgGCAGACTATACCAGCGCAGTCACGGCTAGTGAGCAACATGTCAACACATCCCTCTCAACACTCTCGCAACGTCGCCACCCACGACTTACTACCCTGACGACCGTGGCACAAGAGTTGGATCTATCTCAGCTGGCGTCATACAGTTCTCCACATCACCAG GTAATGGAGTCGTCCCCAGAGCCTGGGGATGAGGGTTCAACCCGGGGGCACAGTCTTCCCGAGCGTCAGCGCAGACAAAGGTGCCTTTCAGAGTCCAGCCTCAAGGACTGGCTCCACCAGTCCAACGAGGAGTAA